From a region of the Globicephala melas chromosome 19, mGloMel1.2, whole genome shotgun sequence genome:
- the NQO1 gene encoding LOW QUALITY PROTEIN: NAD(P)H dehydrogenase [quinone] 1 (The sequence of the model RefSeq protein was modified relative to this genomic sequence to represent the inferred CDS: substituted 1 base at 1 genomic stop codon), with the protein MRLEKLILLAHSERTSFNYAMKEAAVEALKRKGWEVTVSDLYAMNFNPVISRNNITGKLEDPGNSQYPAESVLAYKEGCLSPDIVAEQKKLQATDLVIFQVWLRHQKGIPSLLIGWFARVSCWETQINFCSLYMVQGLWGLICNSPLCFVYPQSGTLHFCGFQVLEPQLTYSIGHTPEDVRIQILEGWKKRLENIWDEMPLYFAPSRLFDLNFXAGFLMNKEVQDEQKNKKFGLSVGHHSGKSIPTDNQIKARK; encoded by the exons ATGCGG TTAGAAAAGCTGATCCTACTGGCCCACTCAGAGAGGACATCCTTCAACTATGCCATGAAGGAGGCCGCCGTAGAGGCTTTGAAGAGGAAAGGATGGGAGGTCACTGTGTCGGACCTGTATGCCATGAACTTCAATCCCGTCATCTCCAGAAACAACATCACAG GTAAACTGGAGGACCCCGGGAACTCTCAGTATCCTGCCGAGTCTGTTCTAGCTTATAAAGAAGGCTGTCTGAGCCCAGATATTGTGGCCGAACAAAAGAAGCTGCAAGCCACAGACCTTGTGATTTTTCAGGTGTGGCTAAGACATCAAAAGGG TATCCCCTCACTCCT AATTGGTTGGTTTGCCAG AGTGTCCTGTTGGGAAACCCAGATTAACTTTTGTAGTTTGTATATGGTACAAGGTCTGTGGGGTTTGATCTGTAACTCACCTCTGTGCTTTGTGTATCCCCAGAGTGGCACTCTGCATTTCTGTGGCTTCCAAGTCTTGGAACCTCAACTGACATATAGCATTGGGCACACTCCCGAGGATGTCCGAATTCAGATCCTGGAAGGATGGAAGAAACGCCTGGAGAATATTTGGGATGAGATGCCACTGTATTTTGCTCCAAGTAGACTCTTTGACCTAAACTTCTAGGCAGGATTCTTAATGAACAAGGAGGTACAGGatgaacagaaaaataagaaatttggcCTTTCAGTGGGCCATCACTCGGGCAAGTCCATCCCAACGGACAACCAGATCAAAGCCAGAAAATAA